CGTCTAAAACAAACATTCCGCGCATGTCGAAATGATTGTGGATGATCTGCCCGCCGCCACTTTTCCCCATCGCGCGCTCAACAGCGGGCCCCACGCTCCACTCGACGGCCTCGTTGAGGGCGCGTTGGCTGGTGGGGTGGTTAAGGTTCAAGGTGTGCTCGCCCTTGTGGACCCGGCGCACGGTGTCGTCGGTGTAGAAGCGCCCCTCCTCATTCCCCATCGTTCAGATCGTAGGCCGACTGGCGGATAAGTTTTTTGTCTTGTAATTGAATCTTATCTTCGAGGGCTTGAAATCTGGCATCATAATCCATCGTTATCTCTCCTGAGCAAAAGGTCGGGTATGGTCAAATTAGTTTGCGCAGTTCAGACGTTGCGCTCAAGGGGAGAGTCGAGGGAGGGGAGCCGGGCGCAAATGTGGTGTAATTCGAGAGGTGCTTAGGGAGGATTATTTCGCCAGGGCTTAGACGCTCTCGGCGATGCGTGCGGCATCCTCAAGGGCGGCGCAGGCGCGGTTGCGCTCGCGCACGAGACGAGTGTAGAGGACCAGTCCCTCGTGGCTCTTGGGTCCGGCTGTGAGGTACTCGCTAAGCCGCTGGAGGCCGGGGAAGATGGTGGCGCCTGAGGCGCGGTCGTGATCGAAGGGGCCTTGTTGGGTGTAGAGGGCGGCGTTCAAGGCATGGCTGATGCGCCGGGTGGCGGTGTTGAGAGCCGAGGGGTCTGCGCTACCGGCCTTAGCCATCATCGCCTCGGCAGCGCTCTTGAAGCGAGCGGCTGCTTTCATGGCGGGCTCTATATCCAAGGCGCCGGCGGCGCGTTTTTTGAGATCCGCAAGGGCGCTGTCCACGACGCTTGCTGTTGAGCGCGGGTCGAGCGGGAAGCGATCAGAGGTGCATAGCTCAAGGAGCGCGGCGGCATAAAGGCTGGTGTGCTCGGTGAGAAGGGTTTTGTCCATCTTGTCGAGGGTGTCGGCCGGGTTATGCCAGTACTCGGGAAAGCCGCTGTCGGGGTGGTCTTTTTGAAGATCGGGGGCATCGGGCGGCAGGACAGGTAAGAACGAGAAGGAGGGCACGCCTACCCCCCAGAAGGACTGGTCGGCCATCTTTCGCGGGTTGCCGGGCTCGGTCTCTTGCCCGCCGATGCGGCTGACGGCGTCTTTCACCCATGCGGAGATGTCGGCCGTGCAGAAGGGGCGGTAGACGGTGCACTGGCGGCAGCCGGGCTGGTCGATGTTGAGGTAGGCGGCGCAGTTGGCTCTCATTTCCTCGAACATGTGATCTGAATACCAGGTGGAGCCCGAAAAGCGGCCGTGGGAGTGGCCGTTCCACCAGGCGACGCGGAGGCCGCGCTTTAGCTCGCCCCGGTGGTTGTGCATGAGGCGCGCGAGTTCCATGAGCGTGGTGTCGCCTGCGCCGTTGTCGTTGGCCCCGAACTGCCATGAGTCGATGTGACCGGCGACGAGGACGTACTCATCGCTCCCCGAGGGGGGCGGTATCGTGGCGACGGGCATGGTGGTTTTGCGCCATTTGGTGTCGGTCTGGGCGTGGATGCGGAGTTGGACTTCCTTCTTGGATTTGACGCTGTCGATGAGGCCTTGGCCCTGCTCGCGCGAGAGGGTGACGACGGGGGTAGTGGGAATTCGTCCGACGCTCTCAGGGGTGGGCGAGCCCCAGATGGTCGAGACCGTCATATCG
Above is a window of Nitrospinaceae bacterium DNA encoding:
- a CDS encoding M28 family peptidase, with translation MSISTEVSTDSLWKHLEAICQWERYTGTPGEAQAVDYIATELRALGIDVTVHEFDALISIPGKTSLDILGEAPEHIPAITAVFGASTGEAGVTGDAVYVGDALAPEGPVAGRIIVAERMLSPGRFYAFEQAGAIGQVYVNMGYAHDMTVSTIWGSPTPESVGRIPTTPVVTLSREQGQGLIDSVKSKKEVQLRIHAQTDTKWRKTTMPVATIPPPSGSDEYVLVAGHIDSWQFGANDNGAGDTTLMELARLMHNHRGELKRGLRVAWWNGHSHGRFSGSTWYSDHMFEEMRANCAAYLNIDQPGCRQCTVYRPFCTADISAWVKDAVSRIGGQETEPGNPRKMADQSFWGVGVPSFSFLPVLPPDAPDLQKDHPDSGFPEYWHNPADTLDKMDKTLLTEHTSLYAAALLELCTSDRFPLDPRSTASVVDSALADLKKRAAGALDIEPAMKAAARFKSAAEAMMAKAGSADPSALNTATRRISHALNAALYTQQGPFDHDRASGATIFPGLQRLSEYLTAGPKSHEGLVLYTRLVRERNRACAALEDAARIAESV